A single genomic interval of Picosynechococcus sp. PCC 7003 harbors:
- a CDS encoding DUF1818 family protein, with product MGRSLKKGTGWRLGWNPDPTRTFQGLVGADDWAVELTTAEFKDFCRLLVQLADTVESIASELMPEERIAIEAESDLVWLEIEGFPASYSLRLLVLTQRNIEGNWQPEAVQQLVQLSHIFHKSHELPL from the coding sequence ATGGGGCGATCGCTCAAAAAAGGAACGGGTTGGCGGTTAGGCTGGAATCCTGACCCCACCCGGACTTTTCAAGGCTTAGTTGGAGCCGACGATTGGGCCGTGGAATTAACTACCGCAGAATTTAAAGATTTTTGTCGTTTGTTGGTGCAGTTAGCCGATACCGTCGAAAGTATTGCTTCGGAATTGATGCCAGAGGAACGGATCGCTATCGAAGCAGAAAGTGATTTGGTTTGGCTGGAGATTGAGGGGTTTCCGGCTAGCTATAGTCTGCGTTTGTTAGTTCTAACCCAGCGAAATATTGAGGGCAATTGGCAACCGGAAGCTGTGCAGCAGTTGGTGCAATTAAGTCATATTTTTCATAAAAGTCATGAATTGCCGCTGTGA
- the fbp gene encoding class 1 fructose-bisphosphatase yields MPDHSHDITQSPSLDRDCTTLSRHVLQQLQSFDTAAQDISAIMNRIALAGKLVARRLSRAGLMEGVLGFTGEENVQGESVKRMDLYANDVFISVFKQSGLVCRLASEEMEKPYYIPENCPIGRYTLLYDPIDGSSNVDINLNVGSIFSIRQQEGMDLDGDAADLLQNGHKQIAAGYILYGPSTMLVYSIGTGVHSFILDPSLGEFILAEENITMPNHGSIYSVNEGNFWQWEDSIRDYIRYMHRHEGYTARYSGALVGDLHRILMQGGVFLYPGTKKKPEGKLRLLYETAPLAWLIEQAGGKASTGTMPLLDFVPTYLHQRTPTILGSVENVELVESFIHEAEQETIGV; encoded by the coding sequence ATGCCAGATCACAGCCACGACATTACCCAAAGTCCGAGTCTCGACCGCGATTGCACCACTCTCTCCCGTCACGTTCTACAACAGCTCCAGAGCTTCGATACTGCGGCCCAAGACATCAGTGCCATCATGAACCGCATTGCCCTGGCCGGCAAACTCGTTGCCCGTCGCCTCAGTCGCGCTGGCCTGATGGAAGGGGTACTCGGCTTCACGGGCGAAGAAAATGTCCAAGGAGAATCCGTCAAACGGATGGATCTCTATGCCAACGATGTTTTTATTTCTGTTTTTAAACAAAGTGGCCTCGTTTGTCGCCTCGCCTCCGAGGAAATGGAAAAACCCTACTACATTCCTGAAAACTGCCCCATTGGTCGTTATACGCTGCTCTACGATCCGATTGATGGCTCCTCCAATGTCGATATTAATCTCAACGTTGGTTCCATTTTTTCCATCCGCCAACAAGAAGGCATGGATCTCGATGGAGATGCCGCAGACCTGCTCCAAAATGGTCACAAGCAAATTGCGGCCGGTTATATTCTTTACGGCCCTTCAACCATGTTGGTTTACTCCATTGGCACGGGGGTACACTCATTTATCCTTGATCCGAGTTTAGGGGAATTTATCCTCGCTGAAGAAAACATCACGATGCCGAACCATGGCTCGATCTACAGCGTCAATGAAGGTAATTTTTGGCAGTGGGAAGATTCGATCCGGGATTACATTCGCTACATGCACCGCCATGAAGGTTACACAGCTCGCTACAGTGGTGCCCTTGTAGGGGATTTACACCGCATCCTGATGCAGGGGGGCGTCTTCCTTTATCCAGGCACGAAGAAAAAGCCAGAGGGGAAATTGCGTCTTCTTTATGAAACCGCACCGTTAGCTTGGCTCATTGAACAGGCAGGGGGGAAAGCCAGTACAGGCACCATGCCGCTCTTAGATTTTGTGCCGACCTATCTCCACCAACGCACCCCGACGATCCTCGGTAGTGTAGAAAATGTGGAATTGGTTGAATCGTTCATCCACGAGGCAGAACAGGAAACCATCGGCGTTTAA
- the malQ gene encoding 4-alpha-glucanotransferase, which yields MFQRRASGVLLHPTSLPGRFGIGDLGPEAYRFIDFLADSGQQVWQVLPLGPTGFGNSPYLCYSAFAGNPMLLNLEWLASEDLLEEEDLAACPSCPGDQVDYDQAIAFKMPLLRKACKRFQAVATPERKREFQTFCEEQAYWLNDYALFMALKEAHDGKSWYDWDAALAWRDPKAIAQQTEVLADQIFFHKYAQSEFFRQWSTLKSYANEKGIQIFGDLPIYVAHDSADVWGHPKIFRLDYETGAAKWMAGVPPDYFSETGQLWGNPVYNWRNLSRRHYSWWIERIKTMLEYVDIVRIDHFRGFEAFWAVPQGEKTAMNGRWIKAKGDEFFALLKDKLGELPIVAEDLGVITPDVEALRDKYRLPGMKILHFAFDSDRANPFLPFNYTNRNCIVYTGTHDNDTTVGWFDKRSDEEKARVTDYLGCLCDEGIHWGLIRLALGSVANLAVFPLQDLLGLGSEAKMNTPGVAAGNWTWRYQPEMLSDDLIGKLRYLVYLYGREPEYRGE from the coding sequence ATGTTTCAACGTCGTGCTAGTGGTGTTCTGTTGCATCCTACGTCTTTGCCGGGTCGATTTGGAATCGGCGATCTGGGGCCAGAAGCCTATCGATTTATTGATTTTCTTGCCGATAGTGGACAGCAGGTTTGGCAAGTTCTGCCCCTGGGGCCAACGGGGTTTGGGAATTCTCCTTATCTGTGTTATTCGGCCTTTGCGGGCAATCCGATGTTGCTGAATTTGGAATGGCTGGCTTCGGAGGATCTGTTGGAAGAGGAAGATTTAGCGGCCTGTCCGAGTTGCCCTGGGGATCAGGTGGACTATGATCAGGCGATCGCCTTTAAGATGCCGCTCCTCAGAAAAGCTTGTAAACGCTTCCAAGCAGTGGCGACCCCAGAAAGAAAACGAGAATTTCAAACCTTTTGCGAAGAGCAGGCCTATTGGCTCAATGACTATGCTCTCTTTATGGCCCTCAAGGAAGCCCACGACGGCAAAAGTTGGTATGACTGGGATGCGGCCCTCGCTTGGCGTGATCCAAAGGCGATCGCCCAACAGACAGAAGTCCTCGCCGATCAGATTTTTTTCCATAAGTACGCCCAATCGGAATTTTTCCGCCAGTGGTCAACCCTAAAGAGCTATGCCAATGAAAAGGGCATCCAAATCTTTGGGGATTTGCCGATTTATGTGGCCCATGACAGTGCCGATGTGTGGGGGCACCCGAAAATTTTCCGCCTCGATTACGAAACCGGGGCCGCAAAGTGGATGGCGGGGGTCCCACCGGATTATTTCAGTGAAACAGGCCAACTCTGGGGCAACCCGGTCTACAACTGGCGTAACCTTTCGCGCCGTCATTATTCCTGGTGGATCGAGCGCATTAAAACCATGCTGGAGTATGTCGATATTGTCCGCATCGATCACTTCCGGGGTTTTGAGGCCTTTTGGGCGGTTCCCCAAGGGGAGAAAACAGCGATGAATGGCCGCTGGATCAAAGCCAAGGGTGACGAATTTTTTGCGTTACTCAAAGATAAGCTCGGTGAACTGCCCATCGTCGCTGAGGATCTGGGGGTAATCACGCCGGATGTGGAGGCCCTGCGGGACAAATATCGCTTACCAGGCATGAAGATTTTGCACTTTGCCTTTGATAGCGATCGCGCCAATCCGTTTTTACCGTTTAATTACACCAATCGCAATTGCATTGTCTACACGGGCACCCATGATAATGACACCACCGTGGGCTGGTTTGACAAACGTAGTGATGAAGAAAAGGCACGGGTTACGGATTACCTTGGTTGCCTCTGCGATGAGGGAATCCATTGGGGTCTGATTCGTCTGGCGTTGGGTTCCGTGGCAAATCTGGCAGTTTTCCCCCTCCAGGATCTTTTGGGTTTAGGGTCTGAAGCAAAGATGAATACCCCTGGGGTGGCCGCCGGGAACTGGACTTGGCGCTACCAGCCGGAAATGCTGAGTGATGACCTCATTGGCAAATTGCGCTACCTCGTCTATCTTTACGGGCGTGAACCGGAGTATCGAGGCGAATAA
- a CDS encoding helix-turn-helix domain-containing protein, with protein MNHAELKKKVLTNPETCIMYDNMEAEFSLLRQMLKARQEAGLSQAEVAARMGTKAPAVTRLESSLSSGKHSPSLATLRRYAQAVGCELQITLVKSENI; from the coding sequence ATGAATCATGCTGAATTGAAAAAAAAGGTATTGACTAATCCTGAAACATGCATTATGTACGACAACATGGAAGCTGAGTTTTCCTTGTTGAGACAAATGCTCAAAGCGAGACAAGAAGCTGGTCTTTCTCAAGCGGAGGTTGCTGCTCGCATGGGAACTAAAGCCCCTGCTGTCACACGGCTAGAATCATCTCTTAGTAGTGGCAAGCATTCACCTTCTTTGGCAACCCTACGTCGTTATGCTCAGGCCGTAGGTTGTGAGCTTCAAATAACACTAGTCAAGTCCGAAAATATTTAG
- a CDS encoding rhomboid family intramembrane serine protease, with the protein MASALWPLIWFYAVSFSCGVLMLRTWRSPRPRPLGWLWVAGFVLALTWGMNLISMAWAAWWGGIAWLLLILVPSLGLRQIQSLLSRQDFPRAYQWALYLRYLHPFDGWWEQPHIIRALIMSQRGQLTPGLNLLEKYQDHPSFLARQVIAMDYAMRFDWAGLLTWLRGMSQTPQEPLLLVYYCRALGETGQLSELLRLVLKPETKVQLLRGNDRRQWHLVLLFTAAFCGEIKTVQRLLTGPLRDYAKEIKGFWLAIAHYGAGSTSQGNAILQTLQEDSHKRFRNAVQMRRQHPPRPAQSLLSTDAYPDLARLSRLVQQETQEQLYQSLVGQQPAGHKQLSVNSVLVAVNCLVFLGAIAVSSPENPEAILQGGGFIPNQVLRGEWWRLFTANFIHVGLAHLLMNMATLALLGPFAEKHLGRSRYLLVYLGSGFGATVTLFGLVLLAQGFDYETFPAWLAYLTNEIRYSYQVWVGASGSIMGMIGAIAVVLWQGWRRFHLEAAGRQFRLICLIIVIQFAVDLSSPNVSFYSHLLGLSWGIVLTLLLRRL; encoded by the coding sequence ATGGCATCTGCTTTGTGGCCCCTGATTTGGTTTTACGCTGTTTCTTTTTCCTGTGGGGTCTTGATGCTCCGTACTTGGCGATCGCCGCGACCCCGTCCTCTGGGGTGGCTATGGGTGGCGGGGTTTGTTCTGGCCCTCACCTGGGGGATGAATCTTATTTCGATGGCCTGGGCCGCTTGGTGGGGTGGTATCGCTTGGTTGCTGTTGATCCTCGTGCCATCCTTGGGGCTGCGGCAGATCCAGAGTCTCTTGTCCCGCCAAGATTTTCCGCGTGCCTACCAATGGGCTTTGTATTTGCGATATCTCCATCCCTTTGATGGTTGGTGGGAACAGCCACACATCATTCGCGCTTTGATCATGAGCCAACGGGGCCAACTCACCCCAGGTTTAAATCTTTTAGAAAAATACCAAGATCACCCCAGTTTTTTGGCCCGTCAGGTGATCGCCATGGATTATGCGATGCGGTTTGATTGGGCTGGGCTGCTGACTTGGCTCCGGGGAATGTCGCAAACGCCCCAAGAACCCTTGCTTTTGGTTTACTATTGCCGTGCTCTAGGGGAAACGGGTCAACTGTCTGAACTCTTGCGGCTTGTGCTCAAACCGGAGACCAAAGTGCAACTGTTGCGAGGAAACGATCGCCGTCAGTGGCATCTGGTGTTGTTATTTACGGCGGCCTTTTGTGGCGAAATCAAAACGGTGCAACGGCTATTAACAGGTCCCCTCAGGGATTATGCCAAAGAGATTAAGGGGTTTTGGTTGGCGATCGCCCACTATGGAGCCGGAAGTACCTCCCAAGGAAATGCTATTTTACAGACCCTCCAGGAGGACTCCCATAAGCGTTTCCGTAATGCCGTCCAAATGCGCCGCCAACATCCCCCCCGACCGGCCCAATCGCTCCTTTCCACAGACGCTTATCCTGACTTGGCCCGCCTCAGCCGCCTGGTACAGCAGGAAACCCAGGAGCAACTTTATCAATCCCTCGTGGGCCAACAGCCTGCGGGACACAAGCAACTTTCGGTGAATTCTGTTTTAGTTGCCGTCAATTGTCTGGTATTCCTGGGGGCGATCGCCGTTAGCAGTCCTGAAAATCCGGAAGCAATTCTCCAGGGCGGCGGTTTCATTCCCAACCAAGTTTTGCGGGGGGAATGGTGGCGTTTGTTTACGGCGAATTTTATCCACGTGGGGCTAGCCCATCTCTTGATGAATATGGCGACCTTGGCCCTATTAGGTCCCTTTGCCGAAAAACACTTAGGGCGATCGCGTTACCTCCTCGTTTATCTGGGCAGTGGTTTCGGGGCGACGGTCACCTTGTTTGGATTGGTGCTGTTGGCCCAGGGCTTTGACTATGAGACGTTTCCGGCTTGGTTGGCCTATCTCACCAATGAAATCCGCTATAGCTATCAAGTATGGGTCGGGGCTTCTGGATCGATTATGGGCATGATCGGGGCGATCGCCGTAGTGTTGTGGCAGGGGTGGCGACGGTTTCACCTCGAAGCCGCAGGCAGGCAATTTCGCTTGATTTGCTTAATTATTGTGATCCAATTTGCGGTGGATCTCAGTTCCCCTAATGTCAGTTTTTATAGCCATTTGCTGGGCCTCTCCTGGGGAATTGTCCTAACGCTTTTGTTAAGGCGACTTTAA
- a CDS encoding B12-binding domain-containing radical SAM protein, whose amino-acid sequence MRVLLIYPVFPPTFWSYEKILELVNRKVLLPPLGLITVAAILPQAWEFKLVDRNIRAVTEAEWEWADLVLMSAMIVQKDDLLDQIKEAKKRDKLVAVGGPYPTSVPEEVQDVGADFLILDEGELTLPMFVEAVNNGATSGTFRATEKPDVTTTPVPRYDLLELDQYDSMSVQFSRGCPFQCEFCDIIVLYGRKPRTKTPEQLLKELDCLYELGWRRSIFMVDDNFIGNKRNVKLLLKALKEWQREHQYPFRFNTEASVDLADDLELMDLMVECFFDAVFLGIETPDEESLQLTKKFQNTRSSLAESIDKIIQAGLRPMAGFIIGFDGEKKGAGDRIIKFAELTAIPTTTFAMLQALPNTALWHRLEAEGRLRAKKDGNINQTTLMNFIPTRPLEDIANEYVHAFWQLYDPHLYLDRIYRCFLKLGAPKCHPPAKLPSLVDLKALAIVIWRQGIKRDTRWRFWHHLFGILRHNPAVFEHYLTLCAHNEHFLEYRQIVKDSIETQLAEFLEQEETPTPTPVTV is encoded by the coding sequence ATGCGTGTCCTCCTCATCTATCCGGTTTTTCCTCCCACTTTTTGGTCCTACGAAAAAATCCTTGAACTGGTCAACCGCAAGGTGCTGTTGCCTCCTTTGGGCTTAATTACCGTGGCGGCGATTTTGCCCCAGGCGTGGGAGTTTAAACTGGTTGACCGCAATATTCGCGCTGTGACGGAGGCGGAATGGGAATGGGCCGATCTGGTCTTGATGTCGGCGATGATCGTCCAAAAAGATGACCTCCTTGACCAAATTAAGGAAGCGAAAAAACGGGATAAATTGGTGGCGGTTGGCGGCCCCTACCCGACGTCAGTACCCGAAGAAGTCCAGGATGTAGGGGCGGACTTTTTGATCCTCGATGAAGGAGAACTTACCCTGCCGATGTTTGTGGAAGCCGTTAACAACGGGGCCACTTCTGGAACTTTTCGCGCCACCGAAAAACCCGATGTCACCACTACGCCAGTACCCCGTTATGATCTGTTGGAATTGGATCAATATGATTCGATGTCGGTACAGTTCTCCCGGGGCTGTCCCTTCCAATGTGAATTTTGTGACATTATCGTGCTCTACGGGCGTAAACCCCGCACCAAAACCCCAGAGCAGCTTTTAAAGGAATTGGATTGCCTCTACGAATTGGGTTGGCGGCGCAGCATTTTCATGGTGGATGATAATTTCATCGGCAACAAGCGGAACGTTAAACTCCTCCTCAAGGCCCTCAAGGAATGGCAACGGGAGCATCAATACCCCTTCCGCTTCAATACCGAAGCTTCGGTGGATCTTGCCGATGATCTAGAGCTCATGGATCTGATGGTGGAATGTTTCTTTGATGCGGTTTTCCTCGGCATTGAAACCCCCGATGAAGAGAGTCTACAACTCACCAAAAAATTTCAAAATACCCGCAGCTCCCTCGCTGAATCCATTGACAAAATTATTCAAGCAGGTTTGCGGCCCATGGCAGGCTTTATCATCGGCTTCGATGGGGAGAAAAAAGGGGCAGGCGATCGCATTATCAAATTTGCGGAACTGACGGCGATCCCCACCACCACCTTTGCGATGCTCCAGGCCTTGCCGAATACGGCACTCTGGCACCGCCTCGAAGCGGAAGGGCGACTCCGGGCGAAAAAGGACGGCAACATCAACCAAACAACCCTGATGAACTTCATCCCCACCCGTCCCCTCGAAGACATTGCCAATGAGTATGTCCACGCCTTTTGGCAACTCTACGATCCGCACCTTTATTTAGACCGCATTTACCGTTGTTTCCTAAAACTGGGCGCGCCGAAATGTCATCCCCCGGCCAAGTTGCCCAGTTTGGTCGATCTCAAGGCATTGGCGATCGTTATTTGGCGGCAAGGCATCAAGCGGGATACCCGTTGGCGCTTTTGGCACCATTTATTCGGTATTTTGCGCCACAATCCGGCGGTGTTTGAGCATTACCTCACCCTCTGTGCCCACAACGAGCATTTCCTGGAGTACCGCCAGATCGTGAAGGACAGCATTGAAACCCAGTTAGCGGAATTTTTGGAACAGGAAGAAACGCCGACTCCGACCCCCGTTACGGTGTAG
- a CDS encoding type II toxin-antitoxin system RelE/ParE family toxin, whose translation MSWSIEYPYSDVEEFVLELPPSLAAKYFRLTDLMLEFGAHLGMPHTRSMSGGLFELRVKGREGIARVFYCTLVGQRIVMLHGFVKKSQKTPSKELKIAKYRMSEVKSK comes from the coding sequence ATGTCTTGGAGCATTGAATACCCTTACTCTGATGTCGAAGAGTTTGTCCTTGAACTCCCACCGAGTTTAGCAGCCAAGTATTTTCGCCTTACAGATCTAATGCTAGAGTTTGGTGCTCATCTCGGTATGCCCCATACCCGATCTATGTCAGGCGGCTTATTTGAACTTCGCGTTAAAGGTAGAGAGGGGATTGCACGAGTATTCTACTGCACGCTAGTAGGACAACGGATCGTCATGCTCCATGGCTTTGTGAAAAAATCCCAAAAGACTCCATCGAAGGAACTCAAAATCGCTAAATACCGTATGTCGGAGGTCAAGAGTAAATGA
- a CDS encoding acetylornithine transaminase — MSPQTLLNHSPAQSFNSDQFDQYVMHTYGRFPVAIAKGEGCRLWDTEGKSYLDFVAGIATCTLGHAHPALIQAVSAQIQKLHHVSNLYYIPEQGALAQWIVEHSCADKVFFCNSGAEANEAAIKLVRKYAHTVSDFLEQPVILSAKSSFHGRTLATITATGQPKYQKHFDPLPDGFAYVPYNDVRALEEAITDIDEGNRRVAAIMLEALQGEGGVRPGEVEYFKAVRRICDENGILLVLDEVQVGVGRTGKYWGYENLGIEPDIFTSAKGLAGGIPIGAMMCKDSCAVFNPGEHASTFGGNPFSCAAALAVVETLEQENLLENVNARGEQLRAGLKTLAEKYPYFSDVRGWGLINGMEIKADLELTSIEVVKAAMENGLLLAPAGPKVLRFVPPLIVSAAEIDEAIALLDQTLAAMAL; from the coding sequence GTGAGTCCCCAAACGCTACTAAACCATTCTCCAGCCCAAAGCTTTAACTCAGACCAGTTCGATCAGTATGTGATGCATACCTATGGGCGCTTTCCGGTGGCGATCGCCAAGGGGGAAGGTTGCCGTTTGTGGGATACGGAAGGGAAAAGTTACCTAGATTTTGTCGCGGGCATTGCCACCTGCACCCTCGGCCATGCTCACCCCGCCCTGATCCAAGCCGTCAGCGCGCAAATTCAAAAACTGCACCATGTTTCTAATCTCTACTACATCCCAGAGCAAGGCGCTTTAGCCCAGTGGATCGTCGAACACTCCTGCGCCGATAAAGTCTTTTTCTGCAACTCCGGGGCCGAAGCCAACGAAGCAGCCATTAAATTAGTCCGCAAATATGCCCACACCGTCTCAGACTTCCTCGAGCAACCCGTGATCCTCTCGGCGAAATCGAGCTTCCATGGGCGTACCCTCGCCACCATCACCGCCACCGGACAACCCAAATATCAAAAACATTTTGACCCGCTCCCTGATGGATTTGCCTATGTACCCTACAACGACGTTCGCGCCCTCGAAGAAGCGATCACCGATATCGATGAAGGGAATCGCCGCGTCGCCGCCATTATGCTCGAAGCTCTCCAGGGGGAAGGAGGTGTCCGGCCTGGTGAGGTGGAATATTTCAAAGCAGTGCGGCGCATTTGTGACGAAAATGGGATTCTCCTCGTCCTCGATGAAGTGCAAGTTGGCGTTGGGAGAACCGGCAAATACTGGGGCTACGAAAACCTCGGCATTGAACCAGATATTTTCACCAGTGCGAAAGGTTTAGCGGGAGGGATCCCCATTGGTGCCATGATGTGCAAGGATTCCTGCGCTGTCTTTAACCCTGGGGAACATGCCAGCACCTTTGGTGGGAACCCCTTCTCTTGTGCAGCGGCCCTAGCGGTGGTTGAAACCCTCGAACAGGAAAACTTACTAGAAAATGTCAACGCCCGTGGGGAACAGCTCCGGGCGGGTTTAAAGACCCTGGCCGAAAAATATCCCTACTTCAGTGATGTCAGGGGTTGGGGTTTGATCAATGGCATGGAAATTAAAGCAGACCTCGAACTCACCTCCATTGAAGTGGTCAAAGCGGCCATGGAAAATGGTTTACTATTGGCCCCCGCTGGCCCGAAGGTGCTCCGGTTTGTGCCGCCCCTGATTGTCTCCGCCGCAGAAATTGATGAGGCGATCGCCCTTCTCGATCAAACCCTCGCGGCCATGGCCCTCTAA
- a CDS encoding RNA-guided endonuclease TnpB family protein, whose amino-acid sequence MVTRRITYRLYPSRQQQKKLHYWRRLHCSLYNAAIANRKTQYQKFNHAVDYFEQQNSLPGFKQVWPEFKELGSHALQATLKRVDFAFNRFFKGLGGYPKFKASRRYGGWTYPCGAGWQVETDGQHGFLKLSHLGRMQMRGKARTWGKPTTCTIFFRQGKWYASITVKCEPKRETEGGSVGIDLGCKEAITLSTGEQLSKPGFIKVGEVAVRQASKQLRRKRAPNRNKRVKASRRWQKARRQVSMRQRKITRQREDWLHQITSNIVSGNSLVAGEQLNVKNMTRKAKKGSKRKAQKTGLNRSILSVGFGMIGSMLEYKLAEAGGFYVESPTRTLKPSQRCAKCWELTPKTLADRVHICSNPNCGHREDRDINAAQVNLAWARGQELASSVAEPPSSTDCGSMRQLGAMKRRKLHAS is encoded by the coding sequence ATGGTAACACGCCGAATCACTTACAGGCTCTATCCAAGTCGCCAACAGCAAAAAAAGCTGCACTATTGGCGGCGTTTACATTGCAGTTTGTATAACGCAGCGATTGCTAACCGTAAAACCCAGTACCAAAAGTTCAACCATGCAGTCGATTACTTTGAGCAGCAAAATAGTCTGCCAGGGTTCAAGCAAGTATGGCCAGAATTTAAGGAACTGGGTTCCCATGCCCTACAGGCAACGTTAAAGCGAGTGGACTTTGCCTTCAACCGATTTTTTAAGGGATTGGGGGGATATCCAAAGTTCAAGGCATCTCGACGCTATGGAGGGTGGACATATCCCTGCGGGGCAGGTTGGCAGGTAGAAACAGACGGTCAGCATGGCTTTCTCAAGTTGAGCCACTTAGGCAGAATGCAAATGAGAGGGAAAGCTCGCACCTGGGGAAAACCAACAACTTGCACAATTTTCTTCCGCCAGGGCAAGTGGTATGCCTCAATCACCGTCAAATGTGAACCCAAGCGGGAAACCGAGGGTGGGTCTGTGGGGATTGATTTAGGTTGCAAGGAAGCGATTACCCTTTCTACAGGGGAGCAACTATCAAAGCCTGGCTTTATCAAAGTCGGTGAGGTTGCTGTAAGGCAAGCATCCAAGCAACTCAGACGAAAGCGTGCACCAAACCGAAATAAGCGAGTTAAAGCATCGCGGCGGTGGCAAAAAGCGAGACGGCAGGTATCAATGCGGCAACGCAAAATTACCCGTCAGCGCGAAGATTGGCTGCATCAAATCACAAGCAACATAGTCAGCGGTAATAGCCTAGTTGCAGGTGAGCAGTTAAACGTCAAAAACATGACCCGCAAAGCCAAAAAAGGCAGCAAACGGAAAGCTCAAAAAACAGGGCTTAACCGCTCCATTCTCTCGGTTGGCTTCGGCATGATTGGTTCAATGCTGGAATACAAGCTGGCAGAGGCAGGAGGATTTTATGTGGAGTCCCCGACAAGGACGCTTAAGCCCTCTCAGCGTTGCGCTAAATGTTGGGAGCTAACGCCAAAGACATTGGCAGACAGGGTACATATTTGCTCAAACCCAAACTGTGGCCACAGGGAGGATAGAGATATCAATGCAGCTCAGGTTAATTTAGCCTGGGCAAGGGGTCAAGAACTGGCCTCTTCAGTCGCGGAGCCGCCAAGCTCTACCGATTGCGGAAGCATGAGGCAACTTGGGGCGATGAAACGACGGAAACTCCATGCCTCTTAG
- a CDS encoding nuclease-related domain-containing protein — protein sequence MATQSFGFGLAPTQNMTNFYHKSSYHNIFLIRIFYKVINMIIKEKDSINANIEQLKTIINLPDLSEAKVLQAKTELKKLTSGNQGEKDSAYFIDFYYKNSPNWAIIHDLRIEHGGLVAQIDHILINRFLDFYILETKHYAHGIKITEHGEFLVSYQKSYRAIESPIEQNKRHIKVLKNLLQSEEILPKRLGIPLQPHFLAYVLVSPKSRVIRPKAKDFKTDAVIKSDEFYKQTRDNLNNESILTTLGSLTKMISSESLQQIAENLVNYHQPAQLDYYKKFSISKEEDNRHPVVIEQPKKTKYYCYCCKQPISKKVAMFCFNNKIRFDGKAYCFDCQKQFPLKSP from the coding sequence ATGGCGACACAATCATTTGGTTTTGGATTGGCTCCCACGCAGAATATGACAAACTTTTATCACAAATCTAGCTATCACAATATTTTTTTAATTCGGATATTTTATAAAGTAATCAACATGATCATCAAAGAAAAAGATTCTATTAATGCAAACATAGAGCAATTGAAAACGATTATTAATTTACCTGACTTATCCGAAGCAAAAGTTTTGCAGGCAAAAACAGAGCTTAAAAAACTCACCTCTGGTAATCAAGGGGAAAAAGATTCTGCTTATTTTATTGATTTCTATTATAAAAATTCGCCGAACTGGGCAATTATTCACGATCTTAGAATTGAACATGGTGGTTTGGTAGCTCAGATTGATCACATTTTAATTAACAGATTTCTTGATTTTTATATCTTGGAAACCAAGCATTATGCCCATGGTATCAAAATCACAGAGCATGGCGAGTTTTTGGTGTCATATCAGAAAAGCTATAGAGCAATAGAGTCTCCCATTGAGCAAAATAAAAGACATATCAAAGTTTTGAAGAATCTTCTTCAGAGCGAAGAAATACTACCTAAAAGATTAGGCATACCGTTACAGCCTCATTTTCTTGCCTATGTTTTAGTTTCACCAAAGTCTCGCGTGATCCGCCCCAAGGCAAAAGATTTCAAAACAGATGCTGTTATTAAATCAGACGAATTTTACAAGCAAACACGAGACAATCTAAATAATGAAAGTATATTGACAACCCTCGGTTCACTGACAAAAATGATTTCATCTGAATCATTGCAACAAATAGCTGAAAACCTAGTCAATTATCATCAGCCTGCTCAACTTGATTACTACAAAAAATTTTCGATTTCCAAAGAAGAAGATAATCGCCACCCCGTTGTAATAGAACAGCCAAAGAAAACAAAGTACTATTGCTATTGCTGTAAGCAGCCTATTTCCAAAAAAGTTGCAATGTTTTGTTTCAATAATAAAATTCGCTTTGACGGTAAAGCATACTGTTTCGATTGCCAGAAACAATTCCCTTTAAAGTCGCCTTAA